From the genome of Aliarcobacter lanthieri:
AAATTGAGCTAAATAATCAACTAATAGAAGAACTGAAGAATGAAGAACTATATACAAATTTTAAAAATATAATAGATGATATTGATAGACAATGGAAATTGAAAATTGAAAGAGTTGAAAGATATAAATCAACAAATTCTTTAATAATTAGCCTTTCAAGTTATATTATTGAGCTTAGTAAAAAAATTAAAAGTAATTATATGCAAAATAATATTGAAGATATTTTATTGTTAGACAAATCATTAATCAATATTTTTACTATTTTTATAAATAAAGATAATTTTAATAATATTATGGTTGATGAAAGTCTAAAAAAAATATATAATCTATATATAAAATATGATAATAAAGACTTTGAATTTTTATATAAAAGATTAGATTTATTAGTAAAATCTTTTAGTTTATTAAATAGTTTAAGATTAGAGATTAAATCTTTTAGTTTAGAAGAGAATATTAATTTAGTTACAAATAAACTGTATATAATGAAAGATTTAGATATGAAAGAACAACAAAATCTTGCTATAGTTTTATTCTTATTATCTATACTTATTTTAATAATTTTATTTGTAGTTTATAATAATTTTTTAAAAATAAGAAAAGAGTTGAAATCTTTTAAATATGCTGTTGAAAATAGTGATAACTTAATAGTTATTACAAATGAAAATAAAGAGATTACCTATGTTAATGAAGCTTTTGAAAAAATAACAGGATATACAAAAGATGAAGTTTTAGGTAAAAATCCAAATATATTAAAATCTGGGAAAATGTCAGCAGAATATTATAAAAATATAAATAATACTATTAATAGTGGCAAAAAATGGACTGGAGAGTTTATTAATATAAATAAATTTAAAGAGGTATATTATGAAACTGCTTCAATAACACCAATAAAGAATGATGGTGAGATAATAGGGTTTCTAGCTATAAAACTTGATGTTACTGATTATATAAAAGAGAAAGAAAAAGCTAGATTCTTAGCTTATCATGATAGTTTAACTCATTTACCAAATAGAAGATATTTAGAGATAAAAATGGATGAATTTATAAAATCTTCTAGAAGAGAAAATAAAAAATTTGCTATTCTTTTTCTTGATTTAGATGGTTTTAAAATTGTAAATGATTCTTTAGGACATGATTATGGTGATATATTATTAAAAGAGGTTTCAAATAGATTTAAGTTATTATTAAGAGATACAGATTATGTTTTTAGAGTTGCAGGAGATGAGTTTGTTATGATTATTAACTATAAAAATGATAATGACATAGATATAGTTTCAAGAAAAATTATTGATGCTATAAACTTAGAATTTAAAATTAAAGAAAAAATAGTAAATATTGGCTGTAGTATTGGTATATCAAAGTTTCCAGATGATGCAAATAATTTAGATGATTTATTAAGATGTTCTGATCTTGCTATGTATCAAGCAAAAGAACAAGGTAAAAATAGATTTATATTTTATTCTAAAGAGAGTTGAACCTTTCTTTAGAAGTCTATTTTCATTCTGTAATATCTAGGGAAATTAATTTTTAAATTATCTTCAATTTTTAAAGGAAAAACTTGCTCAATTGAATTTTTTATTAAATTAAAGTAATTAGAATTACCACTAATTAAAGTTAATTGTTCATATCTTCCATCTTTTAAAATAGTAATTCTAATGCTTAGTGATTCACCTTTTATAAAATTTGATTTATCAACATTTTTATCTATATTTGAGAGTACTTTTTTTTCAAAATTATGGAAAAAATCATCTATATTTGTAATTGAAGAAGTATGTTCTTGATCATTATCACTATTTTCATCTGTTTTTATTTCAATTAGAGGTTTTGTATTTGAAACTTCTTCTTTTTTAATATTTTCATGATTTTCCTCTTCTGTAATGATTTTTTCAGGAATATCTTCGTGTGATGTTTTACTTTCTAATTGTTCTTTTCTTTGCTCTTCTCTTTGTTTATCTAAAGAGTTAATATTTTCTTCATTAATGATACTTTGTGATTCAGAATTATTTGTATCTTCAGTTTGATTTGTAGTATTTTGTAATCTATTTTCTGATCTTTGCATATGAATACTATTTTGAACAGGTTTTTCTGCATCTTCTACTTTTAATTCATTTGAGTTTAACTCTTGTTTATCATCTTCAAATAATTTTTCTTTGATTTCTTCATAAACAGTAATTAAAAAACTTTTTTCATTCTCTATTGTATTTGTTGATAGTGTTTGTGTAGTTGAAGTATTTATTTCTTCAACATCAGAGTTTTGTGAAAATAAGAAAAAATATATTAAATACATAATAAATAATACAATAATAACTATAATTGTATCTTCAATAAAATTCTTTGTTCTTCTTTTCATATTTTTCCCTTAAATTAATCTTTTATATAAATTTCATCTAATAAACTATCAACAAAGTTATCAGGACTAAACTCTATTAAATCATCTTCTTTTTCGCCTATACCAATGTAAAAGATAGGTAATTCAAGTTGATTCGATATAGAAAATAATGCTCCACCTTTTGCTGTTCCATCAAGTTTTGTTACTATTATACCATCTATTCCAACAATTTCATTAAAAGCTTTTGCTTGAGAAATAGCACTATTTCCTTGAGTTCCATCTAAAATCATAAGTTTTTGATGTGGAGCATCATTTAATGCTTTAGAACAGACTTTTACAATTTTTTTTAATTCATTATTTAAGTTTGTTTGAGTTTGTAGTCTTCCAGCTGTATCAATTATTACATTATCTATATTTCTAGCTATTGCAGCACTTATTGTATCATATGCAACAGCACTTGCATCATGACCTTGTTTTGTTTTAATAATTGGAATATCAAGTTTATTTGCCCATGTAGAAAGTTGTTCTATTGCAGCGGCTCTAAATGTATCTCCTGCACCTAATATAACTGATTGATTTTCTTTTTTTAATTTAGCAGCTAATTTTGCAATTGTTGTTGTTTTACCAGCACCATTTACTCCAATGATAAGTCTTACAAATGGTTTGATTTTTTGTAAATTTACTTCTGGAGCATGTTCAAAAAGCATTACAAGTCTATGTCTTAATTGCTTCCTTGTAATCATATCTGGTAAACCATTCATAGCTTTTTCTATTATTTCATACTCAACATCAGCTTCTATTAAAAGCTCTTCAATCTCATCAAAAGATATTTTCTCTTTTTTTTGAGGAACTACATTTTTTATTGATGAAAATGTTTTACTAAGTGCTTTTGAAAGAAAATTTTTATTTTCTTGTTCTTGTAAATTATTATTTTCTTCAGTTTTATCTTTTTTTAAGAAGCTAAACATCTATTATCCTATTTTTCTAAAAGCTTTTTTATATCTATTTCTAACATTTCATTTGGAACGATTCCTACATATTTTTGAAAAATAGTTCCATCTTTATCAACTAAAAATATAGTTGGAATTGCTTTGAGTCCACCTAATGCTTTTGCTAAATCAAAACCTTCTGGAGAGTTTGTTATTGTATAATTTATATTAAATTCACTTAAAATTTTTGAAATTTCTTCATTTGATTTAAAATCTTCTAATAATATACCTACAACTATAATATCATTTTGGTAGTCATTTTGAAGATCTACTAAATTTGGTATTTTGACTTTACAAGCAGGGCACCAAGTTGCAAAAAAATTAACCAAAATTAATTTATTATCTGAATCTTTTAAAAATAATTTATTATCTTTTAAATCAATTTCGATAGTGCTATTATCTATAGTATTTAAAGTAAATATTGTTTGATTATCATTTAAAGATGAACTATCTTCTTTTTTTTCGCCTTTTGAATCACAACCAGCAAAAAATAAAATTGAAAAAATTGAGAAAATCACTAAAGTTTTAAACTTCATTTTAATTCCTTTAGGTAAAATTATTAACTAGGTAGAGATTTTACCTAAGTGAGGCTTAAATGAACACAAATCACAAAAGTGATTTTCGAAAATTGTGTATTAAAAGATTAAAATCAATTACGCTTTTTTCAAAGTATTATAAAAATAAGATTGTTGTTAAAAATTTAGAAAAGTTTATTTTAAAAAATGAGTTTGAAAATATACTTCTATACTTACCTTTAGATATTGAAGTAGATATAAAGCCGTTAATTAATAGTTTAAGAAAAATAAAAAAAAATGTCTATGTTCCTTATATGTATGGTGATAGTTTTAAAATAGTAAAATATAGGCTACCACTAAAAAAGAAGAAGTTTGGTATATTTGAGCCAAATAATTCTTTTCTCAAGCCAAATAAAATTGATGTTGCTATCGTTCCAATTGTTGGGATTGATGCTTTAAATAAGAGGATTGGTTATGGAAAAGGGATGTATGATAGATTTTTTTATAGGTTAAAATATAAACCAATTATAGTTTTTACACAATTAGAACTTTGTAAAAGTAAAGAGATTTTAAGTGATAATTACGATATTAAAGCAGATTTTATAATTACGGGATAGGAAATAAATGGAAAATATAATAATAGCTTTAATTGCTGCTGCTCTTAGTTCAGTAATTACTATTCTTGTTACAAAGAAGATAAACAAAGCAAAATTTGAAGTCTTTATTGAACAAGCAAAAGCAAAAGCAAAGATAATAGAGCATGAAGCTGAAGTGGCTTTAAAAGATGCTCAATTAAGAGCAAAAATGGAGTGTGATAGGGAATTTAAAAGTGCTAGAAAAGAGTATGAAACAATGCTTTTTAAAATAGAGAAAAAAGAAAAAGATCTAAATGAGCATCTAGAAAATGAACTAAAACATATAAATAAAGAAAAAGAGCAAATAGAGGAAAATAATAGAAGAATTACTATATTAAAAGATGGGATTGAAGAACAAAAAAGGACTTACGAACAAAAAACTCTAGAAGCTATAAAGATACTTGAAAATGCTAGTGGATTAACTCAAATTGAAGCAAAAGAACTTATGCTTGAAAAAATTAAAGAAGATTCAAGAGCTCAAATAGCTTCAATTTTTAGAAAAAAATATAAACTTGCTGAGCAAAACTCAAAACAAGAAGTAAATAATATTTTATCACAAGCAGTTACAAGATATGCAGGAGAATTTGCAGCTGAAAGGCTTATAAATAATATTCCTTTAAATGATGAAGAAACAAAAGGAAAAATTATAGGAAAAGAAGGGAGAAATATAAAAGCATTAGAGATGCTTTTAGGAGTGGATATTATAATAGATGATACTCCAAATACTATTACTGTTTCTTCTTTTAATCTATATAGAAGAGCAATAGCTACAAAAACAATTCAAGAATTGCTTGAAGATGGAAGAATTCAACCTGCAAGAATTGAAGAAATTTATAAGAAAGTAAAATCAGAATTCGATAAAAACATTCAAAAAGAGGGTGAAGATGTGATTATGGAACTTGGAATAAAATCTATGCATCCAGAATTAATTAAACTTGTTGGAAGACTCAGATATAGAGCAAGTTATGGGCAAAATGCACTTGCTCATACTCTTGAAGTTGCACATTTATCTGGTTTGATTGCTTCTCAAATGGGAGGAGATACAATATTAGCAAGAAGAGCAGGAATTATGCATGATATTGGTAAAGCTCTAACTCATGAAGCACCAGGAAGCCATGTAGATTTAGGTGCTGAAATCTGTAAAAGATATGGAGAATGTGAAACAGTAATAAATGCAATATATGCTCATCATGGACATGAAGAGCCTATAAATGTAGAGAGTGCTGCTGTTTGTGCTGCTGATGCTCTAAGTGCTGCAAGACCAGGAGCTAGAAGAGAAGTTTTAGAAAGTTTTCTAAAAAGAGTAGAGGAGGTTGAAAATATCTCTACAAGTAAAGTTGGTGTTACAAATGCATATGCAATAAATGCAGGACGTGAAGTAAGAGTAATTGTAAGTGCGGAGCTTATAAACGACGATGAAGCTATACTTCTAGCAACAGAAATAGCAAAAGATATTGAAGAAAAAGTTCAATATCCTGGAGAAATTAAAGTAAATGTTATAAGAGAATTAAGAGCTGAAAGTTATGCAAGATAAGGGGCTTAATATGAAAAATGACAAACCAACAACAAAAATCATAGCAGGTGCTTACAAAGGAAAAGTTTTAGAGTTACCATCCCTTGATGTTACAAGGAGCTCTAAGGCTATGCTTAAAGAGTCAGTTTTTAATGTTTTACAGTTTGATATAATTGATAAAATTTTTATAGAATCATTTGCTGGAAGTGGTTCTATAGGACTTGAAGCAATAAGTAGAGGAGCAAAAAGAGCTTATTTTATAGAACTTGATAAAAACTCATATTCAATACTCCTTAGAAATTGTAAAAAAGTTGATATTGAAAAGTGTCAAACTATACAAGGGAATGCATTTGTTCAAACTCCACTTATTTTGGATTTTATGAAAAATTCTAAAGATGAAGTTATTTTGTATGTTGATCCACCTTTTGATTTTAGAGATGGAATGGAAGATATTTATGAAAAATCTTTTAGAATGATTGCAAATATTGAAGTTGATAATATTTTTAAAGTTATTGTAGAACATCTTTCAAGTACAGAAGTACCACAAGTTTTAGGAAAATTTAGTTTAGAAAAAACTAGAAAGTTTGGTAAAAGTTCGTTATCATATTATAGTTACACACAGAACTAAAATGTTTAAATTTGCCCTATATTTACTTATAGTTACAGTTTTATTAGTATTTTTATTACCAATTTTTTATACAGTTTCACCATATACATTGGATCCTCAAAAAATACTGTTACCTCCATCATTAGAACATATCATGGGTACTGATAGATTGGGACGAGATATATTAGCAAGAGTTCTAGAAGGTGGTCAAACTTCATTAATTATAGGATTTTTAGCAGCTAGTTTTTCTTCACTTCTAGGGCTTATTGTAGGAATAACAGCTGGATTCTTAAAAGGAAATATTGATAAAGCTATAACTATTATAATTGACCTATTTTTAACTTTTCCTACATTTTTCTTACTTCTAGCGCTTGTTTCATATATTGAAGCAAATACAGTTATCTTAATAGTAGTTATTTCTATAACTGGTTGGATGGGAATATCAAGAATGATAAGAAGTGAGAGTTTTGCTATAGGGAATAGACCCTTTATAAAGGTTTTAAAACTAGCAAATGTTAGTAAAATAAAAATTATTTTAAAATATTTTGCACCACTTTTAGCTCCTATTTTTTTAATATCATTTTCATTTGGAGTTGCAGGAGCAATTCTAGCTGAATCTGGGTTGTCTTTTTTAGGACTTGGAGTAAATCCACCTAATATGAGTTGGGGAAGTTTACTAAGTGATGGAAAGACAGTGATTGATATAGCTTGGTGGGTTAGTTTTTTCCCTGGTCTTATGATATTTATAATAACTTTTTGCTTGATTCAAATAAGTGATTATTTGCAAAATCTTGCAAATAAAAAAGAAGTAGTAACCTAAAATACTGGGGTATTATCCCCCCAGTTAAATATCTTTTATAACCATTTTTTCTTAGCAACTTCTAATAATTTTTCATTATTAATAATTGCTCTTGTATGAGTTCCTTTTCCTGCACTTCCAGTTTTATCAAAAATCTCTACATCAAAAGCAAAAAGTTTACCTTCCATATGTATAAAAGTAGCTTTTACTTTTATTGTAGCTCCCTCTAATGTTGGTGCAGAGTGTATAACATTTACATTTACTCCAACTGAAAGTTCACCTTCTTTTAATAAAGGTATCATCAATCTTGAAGCTGCAATTTCCATCAAAGAAATCATTCTATATGTAGCTAAAACAGTAGGGAAAGCATCACCATCTTTAAGTGGTAAAAGTGATGCCAAATCTTTATCTTCAACTATATAGTCAAATTCACAAGTATCGTTAATATTCATATTTATCCTTTATTTATTTTTTTAATGGTATCATTTTTTTAAATATGAAGTCAAATACTAAATCAAGATATTAGATATAAGGAAAAGAGATATGGATTCAACTTTATTAAGAATATTTCTCAGTGTAGCAAACAATAGAAGTATTTCATTAGCAGCACTTGAATTGGGTTTTGCTCAATCAAATATTACAACAAGAATTAAACAACTAGAAAATGGTATTGGTCATTTGTTATTTCATAGAGTTCCAAAAGGTGTAAAATTAACTCATGAAGGAGAAAAACTATATCCTTTTGCTGTTGAGATAGTAAAAAAAATTGATGAAGCTTTTTCTTTTATGAAAAATATAAATCAGCAAGAAATTTTAAGAGTTGGTTCAACTCAAACAAATGCCCCAATTAGGTTATTCCCCTTTATCTCAAAATTAAATGAAGATTATTCCAATATGAAAATAGAGATTTATACAAATACCACTCCTTATGTTGTTGAAGCTTTACTTGATTATAAAATTGATATAGCTTTTGTTAGTGGAAATCCAAATCATAAAGATATTATGGTTTTACAAGTTTTTGAGGAAGATATTTATATAGTTGAAGCAAAAGAGAAACAAAGTGAAAATTGTATTTTAGGTTATAAAGATAGTTGTGCCTATTTTACATATTTTTATTCACAAATGAGAATTAATAGTAATCAAATAGTAAAAACTAGTACTTTTGAAAACTATGAAACGATTTTAGGTTGTGTAAAATTGGGTTTAGGAAAATCTTTAGTTCCTATATCAATTATTAAAAAATTTGGTTTTGAAAATGATTTAAAAATGACGAAGTTAGATTGTGGTTTATTTACACATTTAGTTTGTAGAAAAGATTATATACCTATTATTAGTGATTACTTAAAAAATATTAGTTTTTTATAAAATAGAGTAGGGATTTTACTCTATTTTACAAGAAAATTAAAATTTATAAATTGCTCCAATCCCAAATTTTCTAGGTTCATTAAAACCAACCCAAGCATTACCATCTCTTTCCATATAAGAAGTTACATAGTCTTCATTTGTAATATTTTTAATATAAGCATAAATATCCCAAGTATTTATTTTATAACCAATTTTTGCATTAGCTGTTATTCCACCATCTGTTTTTAGTATTTTCCCTTCTCCACCATTATATGAAGAGTTGAAGAAATTATTTGAACCTTGTGCATATAGATCTACTCTTCCATATATTCCACTATTAGCTAAATATGATATACCTAAATTTGCTGTATATCTTGGAGTTTCTTGTATCCTTTCTCCATCAAAACTTCTTTTTCCATTATTAAAATCATCATATTTTGCTTGTATTAATCCTAAAGCACCTGAAATACTCCAATTATCAGTTAAGAAATAAGTTCCATCTATTTCTATACCTTGAGAATGTCCTTTTTTTGCATTATCAACAAAAAAATTCCCTATATTATCAACATAGTAAACATGAACATCTTTTATATCCATTCTAAAAATAGCTGTATTTAAAGCAAAATTGTCTCCTATATATTTTGCTCCTATTTCATAATTTAATGATTTTTGTGGTTCAAAAGTATTCTCTTGACTTAAATTTGATGTAGCATTTGAAGGAGTATAGTTTAATCCACCAGGTAAGTAACCTTTTGAAACTGAAACATAAGTTGTTAGATTGTCATTAACTTTATAAGAAAGTGCAATTTTTGGTAAAAATGAGTTCCAAGTTTTCTCATCTTTATATGTAAATTCTCCTATTGGATTACCACCCCAAATCCTTTTTACATCAGCATCAACTTCTTTTTTAATTCTTTGATATCTTCCTCCTAATGTTAAATCAACTTTATCTATAATAGGAATAATAACTTGTCCAAAAATAGCTTGAGTTTTACTTGTTGCAGAAGATTTATAGTTTGCTTGATATACTTGTCCATAATAATCACTTTCGTAACCGTATGGTCCTTGATCTCTATCTTCTTTATCTAAATATAATCCAGTTAGCCACTTAATATCTTGATTTTTACTTGAAAGTTTAAATTCTTGAGTTGTTGTTTCAAAATCTGTAACATTCCATTGTCTTAATCCATCAAAAGAGTTTCCAGACATATTATCTACATCATAATCTCCATTAACTTTTACTTTTTTATGAGTTGTTGTAGATTCAAATTTAACTTTATCTAGTTCATAAGATACATTTAAAGCTTGAGAATTTAATTTGGTTTT
Proteins encoded in this window:
- a CDS encoding diguanylate cyclase domain-containing protein — its product is MKLKNKIKYFLDPLFIVLFLFIITIGSFIFNQNDIDTKVKQYNHSINLIYRIQMLHNEVEAFIRNSASFMNYDEIVTKIELNNQLIEELKNEELYTNFKNIIDDIDRQWKLKIERVERYKSTNSLIISLSSYIIELSKKIKSNYMQNNIEDILLLDKSLINIFTIFINKDNFNNIMVDESLKKIYNLYIKYDNKDFEFLYKRLDLLVKSFSLLNSLRLEIKSFSLEENINLVTNKLYIMKDLDMKEQQNLAIVLFLLSILILIILFVVYNNFLKIRKELKSFKYAVENSDNLIVITNENKEITYVNEAFEKITGYTKDEVLGKNPNILKSGKMSAEYYKNINNTINSGKKWTGEFININKFKEVYYETASITPIKNDGEIIGFLAIKLDVTDYIKEKEKARFLAYHDSLTHLPNRRYLEIKMDEFIKSSRRENKKFAILFLDLDGFKIVNDSLGHDYGDILLKEVSNRFKLLLRDTDYVFRVAGDEFVMIINYKNDNDIDIVSRKIIDAINLEFKIKEKIVNIGCSIGISKFPDDANNLDDLLRCSDLAMYQAKEQGKNRFIFYSKES
- the ftsY gene encoding signal recognition particle-docking protein FtsY, with translation MFSFLKKDKTEENNNLQEQENKNFLSKALSKTFSSIKNVVPQKKEKISFDEIEELLIEADVEYEIIEKAMNGLPDMITRKQLRHRLVMLFEHAPEVNLQKIKPFVRLIIGVNGAGKTTTIAKLAAKLKKENQSVILGAGDTFRAAAIEQLSTWANKLDIPIIKTKQGHDASAVAYDTISAAIARNIDNVIIDTAGRLQTQTNLNNELKKIVKVCSKALNDAPHQKLMILDGTQGNSAISQAKAFNEIVGIDGIIVTKLDGTAKGGALFSISNQLELPIFYIGIGEKEDDLIEFSPDNFVDSLLDEIYIKD
- a CDS encoding TlpA family protein disulfide reductase produces the protein MKFKTLVIFSIFSILFFAGCDSKGEKKEDSSSLNDNQTIFTLNTIDNSTIEIDLKDNKLFLKDSDNKLILVNFFATWCPACKVKIPNLVDLQNDYQNDIIVVGILLEDFKSNEEISKILSEFNINYTITNSPEGFDLAKALGGLKAIPTIFLVDKDGTIFQKYVGIVPNEMLEIDIKKLLEK
- a CDS encoding 5-formyltetrahydrofolate cyclo-ligase, yielding MNTNHKSDFRKLCIKRLKSITLFSKYYKNKIVVKNLEKFILKNEFENILLYLPLDIEVDIKPLINSLRKIKKNVYVPYMYGDSFKIVKYRLPLKKKKFGIFEPNNSFLKPNKIDVAIVPIVGIDALNKRIGYGKGMYDRFFYRLKYKPIIVFTQLELCKSKEILSDNYDIKADFIITG
- the rny gene encoding ribonuclease Y codes for the protein MENIIIALIAAALSSVITILVTKKINKAKFEVFIEQAKAKAKIIEHEAEVALKDAQLRAKMECDREFKSARKEYETMLFKIEKKEKDLNEHLENELKHINKEKEQIEENNRRITILKDGIEEQKRTYEQKTLEAIKILENASGLTQIEAKELMLEKIKEDSRAQIASIFRKKYKLAEQNSKQEVNNILSQAVTRYAGEFAAERLINNIPLNDEETKGKIIGKEGRNIKALEMLLGVDIIIDDTPNTITVSSFNLYRRAIATKTIQELLEDGRIQPARIEEIYKKVKSEFDKNIQKEGEDVIMELGIKSMHPELIKLVGRLRYRASYGQNALAHTLEVAHLSGLIASQMGGDTILARRAGIMHDIGKALTHEAPGSHVDLGAEICKRYGECETVINAIYAHHGHEEPINVESAAVCAADALSAARPGARREVLESFLKRVEEVENISTSKVGVTNAYAINAGREVRVIVSAELINDDEAILLATEIAKDIEEKVQYPGEIKVNVIRELRAESYAR
- the rsmD gene encoding 16S rRNA (guanine(966)-N(2))-methyltransferase RsmD, giving the protein MKNDKPTTKIIAGAYKGKVLELPSLDVTRSSKAMLKESVFNVLQFDIIDKIFIESFAGSGSIGLEAISRGAKRAYFIELDKNSYSILLRNCKKVDIEKCQTIQGNAFVQTPLILDFMKNSKDEVILYVDPPFDFRDGMEDIYEKSFRMIANIEVDNIFKVIVEHLSSTEVPQVLGKFSLEKTRKFGKSSLSYYSYTQN
- a CDS encoding ABC transporter permease; this encodes MFKFALYLLIVTVLLVFLLPIFYTVSPYTLDPQKILLPPSLEHIMGTDRLGRDILARVLEGGQTSLIIGFLAASFSSLLGLIVGITAGFLKGNIDKAITIIIDLFLTFPTFFLLLALVSYIEANTVILIVVISITGWMGISRMIRSESFAIGNRPFIKVLKLANVSKIKIILKYFAPLLAPIFLISFSFGVAGAILAESGLSFLGLGVNPPNMSWGSLLSDGKTVIDIAWWVSFFPGLMIFIITFCLIQISDYLQNLANKKEVVT
- a CDS encoding thioesterase family protein → MNINDTCEFDYIVEDKDLASLLPLKDGDAFPTVLATYRMISLMEIAASRLMIPLLKEGELSVGVNVNVIHSAPTLEGATIKVKATFIHMEGKLFAFDVEIFDKTGSAGKGTHTRAIINNEKLLEVAKKKWL
- a CDS encoding LysR family transcriptional regulator, whose amino-acid sequence is MDSTLLRIFLSVANNRSISLAALELGFAQSNITTRIKQLENGIGHLLFHRVPKGVKLTHEGEKLYPFAVEIVKKIDEAFSFMKNINQQEILRVGSTQTNAPIRLFPFISKLNEDYSNMKIEIYTNTTPYVVEALLDYKIDIAFVSGNPNHKDIMVLQVFEEDIYIVEAKEKQSENCILGYKDSCAYFTYFYSQMRINSNQIVKTSTFENYETILGCVKLGLGKSLVPISIIKKFGFENDLKMTKLDCGLFTHLVCRKDYIPIISDYLKNISFL
- a CDS encoding TonB-dependent receptor translates to MEKKLILASLFVSSILLSNETQTTKLDEIKVSANKIEENIQDVPQSISVITQEDIEQKGIKTIQDVIKEIPNMYNQNTIGSNTSFRGLNTSQFTHSNPVVIYVDGVPYYDKFDYNPSFGDIEQIEVLRGPQGTLYGKDAIGAVINIVTKTPENKWKGTIGTEYGNDNTFDTKVNASGAIIDNKLFAGINNTYYHTDGWIENHYPSMDKHANKENDRKTSGFLLWKPTDNLSTKLTITNNYENKYGINGIVKNASTLINDFKRKDAKNVSFEMPTWEKTKLNSQALNVSYELDKVKFESTTTHKKVKVNGDYDVDNMSGNSFDGLRQWNVTDFETTTQEFKLSSKNQDIKWLTGLYLDKEDRDQGPYGYESDYYGQVYQANYKSSATSKTQAIFGQVIIPIIDKVDLTLGGRYQRIKKEVDADVKRIWGGNPIGEFTYKDEKTWNSFLPKIALSYKVNDNLTTYVSVSKGYLPGGLNYTPSNATSNLSQENTFEPQKSLNYEIGAKYIGDNFALNTAIFRMDIKDVHVYYVDNIGNFFVDNAKKGHSQGIEIDGTYFLTDNWSISGALGLIQAKYDDFNNGKRSFDGERIQETPRYTANLGISYLANSGIYGRVDLYAQGSNNFFNSSYNGGEGKILKTDGGITANAKIGYKINTWDIYAYIKNITNEDYVTSYMERDGNAWVGFNEPRKFGIGAIYKF